Part of the Nicotiana tabacum cultivar K326 chromosome 20, ASM71507v2, whole genome shotgun sequence genome, gagtttgagggaaaatttatttttcctacacaagaagcagaggaggaaataaatgaagattaccctctggaaggagagccagtagaggagattccaactcaggaacctcaacaacaacttgaatcaatagcaaccagcaggccaaaaagaacaataacgaaacctgttcgtctcatagagatggttgcttgtgcaacctcaattgtagctgatgatgttcctaccacttataaagatgttgtccaaagttcagaagaagataagtggaggattgccatgaatgatgaaatacagtcccttcatcagaatcatacatggagattggccaatctcccgaagggaaagaaagcaattgggtgcaaatgggtatttgcaaagaaggaaggatttcctaaccaagtagatgttcgctacaaagcaagattggtggccaaaggatatgctcaaaaggagggaattgattacaatgaagtgttttctccagttgtaaaacattcctccattagaattatgttggctttggtagcacaattggatttggaactagttcagatggatgtaaaaactgcgtttttacatggaaacttggaggaggaaatctacatgactcagccaaaaggattcaaagttgctggaaaagaaaatatggtgtgcaaacttgaaaaatcattgtacggattaaaacaatcttctagacaatggtacaagcgatttgacgagtttatgttgcggcaagggtacaagagaagcaaatacgatcattgtttgtatttgcacaagcttaaagatggttcctttgtatatcttctcctgtatattgatgatatgttgatagcttccaagaattcggaagaaattgataagttgaagattcaactgaagaaggagttcgagatgaaggatctgggtgaggcaaagaaaattcttggcatggagataattagagatagacgttcaaagaaactctgtttatctcagaaagaatatttgaagagagtactacaacgttttggcatagatgacaagactaagccagttagtactccacttgctccccattttaagctaagtactactatgtcgccaatggatgaagctgaacgagagtatatgtcaaaggtaccatacgcaaatgttgttggtagcttgatgtatgcaatggtttgcacaaggcctgacatttcacaagctgttggagttattagcagatatatgcacaatccagggaaggagcattggcaagctgtgaagtggattctacggtatattcataatactgtagatgtcgggttagtttttgagcaagaagacaatcagtctgtagttggatattgtgattcagattttgcgggtgatctggacaaacgaagatcaactactggttatgtgtttacttttgcaaaggcaccagttagttggaagtctactttgcagtcaacagttgctttgtctacaacagaggcaaagtacatggctattacagaggctgtgaaggaggcaatttggcttcaaggattgctaaaggagcttggtgttgaacaaaaaggtatcacaattttttgtgatagtcaaagtgctattcaattagcgaagaaccaagtttatcatgcaaggacgaagcatattgatgttcggtatcatttcgtacgagaaatcatagaagaaggaggagtcacagtgaagaaaattcatactacggagaatcctacTGATATGCTAACtaaggtggtgactgcgatcaagtttcaacattgtttggatttgatcaacattgttgaacactaaagattgaagatgaagacacaaccaaaatttgttattgagagaaaattgaagatgtggaattttgccaaggtggagatttgttaagTTTGGCAGAAAtcttttgtcccacatcggtgggaaaagaatggttggggggatttttcccctataaaagaaggcttaatgtttaggatttaaacacacctctcatttgccttctcatctgtttaaggcatttgtatcttctctctttagtattatttcacttgtatttttggagtggaataaaatattggttgtgtccgaggagtaagcaaaattagccgaacctcgtaaattctggtgttccttttattgttgttttattgtcttatttattatttggtggatGTCATattttttggtatagtagttgtgacttattcacactatatacatttggcttcagCAACAGTGTTTAGGCACATTTCCTTTGTTCTGTACCCAACTGCTCCAAGGACACTTCTCTTAGTTTCCTATTCTCCAGCGGTAACCACTTTTAATGGTATACCTTCCATTCCTTGCCAACCACCCTTGTTCGACATACCCTTGCGCAAACTTGTCCTTGATCGAGCAGATTTTCCTCCAATACCAGCCGCAGTCATTAGGAGGTTTGTAGTGCCACCAAGAGCTGCCTTTTAAGTAAATGTGATCTATCCATTTTACCCAAAGATCATCCGTCTTGCACGCAATGTTCCATACGTACTTGGCTATTGCACCCTCATTCCATACCACTCCATTTTTCATTCCTAGTCCTCCCATTTTCTTTGGTCTAAATACCAAGTCCCATGCTACCAGTGATGCTCTATTACTCACATCCTTCCTATCCTATAGAAAGTTTCTGCAGATCGATTGCTGTAATCCTTTTCATTACTGCTTTAGGTAGGAGGAATATGGAAGCCTAATATGTATGAACATGCATCAATATTGAGTTGATAAGATGCACTCGACTTGCATATGATAGGTGCCTTGATCCCCATGCTCTAATTCTTGTTGTCATCCTGTCTACCAATATCTCACATTCTATACCAATGTGCTTTTTAGTTGAGATTGGAACTCCAAATATTTGAATGGTAAAGAACCCTTCTGGTATCCTGTCATGTCACATAGATTCATTGGGGATTGTTGATCTATATTGGAACTGAAAATATTAGACTTTCCTGCATTGGTGCATAATCCTGAAGCCCTTGAAAAGTACCAAAGGCCTCTTAACATCAAAAAGACTGACTGGTAAGCTCCTTtgcaaaataaaaggacatcgTTAGCAAAGAATAAGTGATTCAACTTCAACCCCTTACATTTTGTATGATACTCAAATCCTGGCACATTTGCTACCTTCTTCATTATTCTAGAGAAGTATTACatgcaaatgacaaaaataagtaGGGATGTTGGGTCCCCCTGTCTCAATCCACATTTACCCTAAATGTTTCCATACAAGCCCCTGTTCAAAGCAATATTGTACTGTGTTGTGGATATACAATTCATCACCCACTTAATGAACTTCACAGGGAAGTTTATAGTATATAACATTTTCTCCACAAACTCCCGTTCTACTGAATCGTATGCTTTCTTGAGATCAATTTTAATCAAACAACTCTTGGTGGTGGCTTTTATATTATATAGTCTTACTAGATCTTGACAAATGAGAATGGTCTGCACAATACTTCTCCCAGCTATAAATGCACTTTGATTATCATATATTAGATCATGGAGGACTAGCTTGAGCCTATTACAAAGAATCTTCGATATTATCTTGTAAATTGTATTGCAACATGCTATTGACCTGTAATCTCCCACATTGGATGCATGTGAACTCTTTGGTATCAGTGTAATTACTGTATTATTCAATGCTTTGAGCATTTTCCCATTTTTAAGGAATTCCAGCACAACTTCAACCACATCTTTCCCTACTATTTCCCATTCATCTTTAAAGAATTGACTACCAAAGCCATCTGGGCCTAGTGTCGCGTCTCCGGCAATAGCCTATAGTGATTTCTTTACTTCATTTTCAGTGAATTGCTCTTCTAGTTGTGTTCTTTGTATAGCAGAAACAATAGGATCCTGTCTTACCAAACTGCTACAAACATGCTCCATGTCCCTTTTATTGGTCCCCAAAAGCCCTTCATAGAAGGTTATAAATGCCTTAGCTATCATCTCTAGATCATTGTTGTTCTGCCATTCTGCATTGTCAATAGAGAATATTCTGTTGGAGTTTCTTCTTGCTTTCATTATACTGTGGCAAATTTTTGTATTCATGTCTCCTTGAGTCAGCCACTGTACATTGCACTTTTGCCTGAAAAACTCCTCTCTAGTAGTATTCCATGTTTTACATTCCTTGGACATGTTAGTTTCTTCAACTATCAATTGAATGTTACATGGATCCAATCGAATTGTTTCTTGGCACTTTTGAAGCTTCTACATCGCCTCATCTGCCTTCCTTTCAACCTCACTAAACCTGTCCTTGTTCAGCTCTTGCAATGTACGTTTGATCTTGTTTAATTTTCTCACTAATTCATACATCTTAGTGCCCTTCCTATCAGTCCACCACCCTGTTTTTTTTCTCCCTGGAGTCTGGGGCCAAGCTCCACATATTAAAGTATCTGAACATTTTATTCTTTGGTTGGCTGCCATTGTCCTAGCTAATAATGGCTGGACAGTGATCAAATAGCACCTCATTCCTATAATGTACTACTGATGTAGGTAGGTTTAGTCCCCACTCAGCATTTACCATTACTCTATCAATTCTACTGAGTACTCTATCCACTCCACTTTGCTTGTTTGTCCATGTGAAGAAAGTTTCAGTGGATTTAAGGTCCAACAATGAGCAGTCctcaatatattttttaaatctcttatctcttccattgtgacaGGGCTTCCCATTTTCTGATCTTTATACAGAACACAATTGAAGTCCCCTATTATCACCCAAGGGAAATATCTTTAATTCCTGCCAAAGATCTTTTCTGAGTGCAGCATCATTAAATGCATATACCATAGTCACATGTTATCTTCTGCCAATCCCTCTATGGTGTAGCTCATAGTGAATTAGTTGTGCTGTCACTTTGATTATATTGACTCCATATAATATTGAATTCCATAGGATCCATATCCTTCCACCGGAtgttgggatatgtttgtgctgaGCTACTAGCCTTGACAGAGGTGAAGAGAGATATGTTGGGCTTTTTCTCTCTTCACATTGGTTTCCAGAAGACCAAATACCCCTATTCTAGAATTATGCATAAACGACTTTATCTCCTTCTATTTGGTAGGTTTATTTAGTCCTCTGGTGTTCCAGAAATCAATGTTATCCATTAGGATGGGGGATGCCTTCACCCTTGCCATATCCTGGCTTCCTTGCACCTTGCACTTCTTTGGGAAAGAAGAGCTTGGTTCTCCTGAGTATATGTTCCTTCCTTCAACTAGTTGTTTCTCCACTAGGCTAGAGAATGTGTTCCCTAACTTAATTGATGTATTATGTATGGTCACCCTTTTTTGATGTATTTCCCTGCCTTGAATccttgttgtaagcacgtgatttttgccctatatgagaattactcccaaaaaaattcaaaaataaagtaatttttcttggtgtgtaattttgtgatattttgtgatattttgaataattatttgtatttgtctgtgcatgtttatttgctaaattaataaaaaatacaaaaatatatcgcatttttgcatgtaggatttaattatacaattgttagtaattaaatttgttttacaaaaattaaaaattacaaaaataggcatcatttgcatttttagcatttaatgtcaaaatatacaattttatgcttaattattgcTTAATTATGCGtttattgttatttggagttaatttgcatttttataacttaatttagttcttaataataagttaagtatttttataatttagttttagagaaataaaagaagaaaagagagcgaaaatataaagaaaatcggaattgggcctcttcttcgatttcaagcctcaggcccaaaaaatggcccaatcttcccaaacgacccagtccatttcgaacagggtcaacccagtccataacccaacatcctatcatttttcatttttacaaaacaaaaacaaacaaaaaaaaaggccaaaaaccctaaaactataCTAAGTCATCTGCCACCCCCCCCCCcatcattttccttcttcttcctcaagctccaaaacaccccatccatggctgcccccccCCCACAAACCCCAGCCTGCAACGTCGACCACCCTCCCCCATGAACACCCCCTCACgtcgtcacactcacacacacatacGCAACAAAACACACAAGCACACATGCAGCAGCCCGTCCATGGCTGCTGCTTCTCCTTCTTCCTCGACCTCACCATCGTGAACATCCACCATTGACGCAGCCAACAACTACTCCAGCTCCTCCATGCTTCTTCTGTTTCCTCGTCACAGCTTCTGCCCATAAATCGACCTTCTTCGAACGGACCCAACTGCTGCTGCGTCAAGCTCTCGTTGTTGCTCCGTTGTTTCTCATAGCTGTTGAACGCAGCAGCAAGTAGACGACCACTGTTTCTTTTACTCCATTGATGTTGCGTCGACCAGCTGTTTCTTCTTCGCTACATCCAGTCGTCGATGACGAACAGTCCGTCATGTGGGTAT contains:
- the LOC142174310 gene encoding uncharacterized protein LOC142174310; the protein is MKKVANVPGFEYHTKCKGLKLNHLFFANDVLLFCKGAYQSVFLMLRGLWYFSRASGLCTNAGKSNIFSSNIDQQSPMNLCDMTGYQKGSLPFKYLEFQSQLKSTLDRKDVSNRASLVAWDLVFRPKKMGGLGMKNGVAALGGTTNLLMTAAGIGGKSARSRTSLRKGMSNKGGWQGMEGIPLKVVTAGE